A genomic stretch from Streptococcus oralis includes:
- a CDS encoding TIGR03943 family putative permease subunit produces the protein MIRFFILLGYFALTLYLQLSGKLSHYINLHYSYLVYISMILSLLLALVQFYIWIKKINSHSHLKSRRARRISILLLSLPLLIGVAFPTVSLDSRTVSAKGYHFPLAEGIDTAIQASEGTSSQYLKPDTSTYFSKSAYEKEMRATADKYLSQPTIQVTDENYMEVMEVLYDYPQEFEGKKIEFTGFVYNDPSHPDSQFLFRFGIIHCIADSGVYGLLTKGNSRQYPDNTWITARGTLTLHYHKELKQKLPTLEVESFTKVDKPENPYVYRVFQ, from the coding sequence ATGATCCGATTTTTCATTTTACTGGGTTATTTTGCCCTGACACTGTATCTGCAGCTATCTGGCAAACTCAGCCACTACATCAACCTCCACTATTCCTATCTAGTCTATATTTCCATGATCCTTTCTCTTCTGTTGGCTCTGGTCCAATTCTACATCTGGATCAAGAAAATCAATTCTCACAGCCATTTGAAAAGTCGTCGAGCTAGACGAATCAGCATCCTTTTACTGTCACTACCTCTGTTGATTGGAGTTGCCTTTCCGACAGTAAGTTTGGACTCGAGAACCGTATCTGCTAAGGGATATCATTTCCCACTTGCTGAGGGAATCGACACAGCCATTCAGGCAAGCGAAGGAACATCCAGTCAATACCTCAAACCCGATACCAGCACCTATTTTTCCAAATCTGCTTATGAAAAGGAAATGAGGGCTACAGCTGATAAATACCTCTCCCAGCCAACCATTCAAGTCACTGATGAAAACTATATGGAGGTCATGGAAGTTCTCTATGACTACCCTCAAGAGTTTGAAGGAAAGAAAATCGAGTTTACAGGCTTTGTTTATAACGATCCTAGCCATCCAGATAGCCAGTTCCTCTTCCGCTTTGGGATTATCCACTGTATCGCAGACTCTGGTGTATATGGACTCTTAACAAAGGGGAACTCACGCCAGTATCCTGACAATACCTGGATTACCGCTAGGGGAACCCTGACACTCCACTACCATAAAGAACTCAAACAAAAACTCCCAACACTAGAAGTTGAGAGTTTCACAAAAGTAGACAAACCAGAAAATCCATATGTATATCGCGTGTTTCAATAA
- a CDS encoding tetratricopeptide repeat protein, producing the protein MNQAWDLLFEGKIEEAKKLVEANFSLETCTDFSVLNLMGYIYLEEQNYKECLRIYQSYIDLARTKSDPENEHIGYHQLAMIYREMGHFQKALLYIDQEMQIIKKYFPNDALKFSVNNYEQGYLRLKLGNLEEAESYMRESLDFALTTEDFIAQACAYRGMGEIYLKQDSVKSRDYFYQSIQLFEKAEDKIGADEVRALLQNEK; encoded by the coding sequence ATGAATCAAGCATGGGATTTATTGTTTGAGGGCAAGATTGAAGAGGCTAAAAAATTAGTTGAAGCTAATTTTTCATTGGAAACTTGCACGGATTTTAGTGTATTAAATTTGATGGGCTATATCTATCTTGAAGAGCAAAATTATAAGGAGTGCTTAAGGATCTACCAGTCTTATATTGACTTAGCACGAACTAAAAGTGACCCAGAAAATGAACATATAGGCTATCATCAGTTAGCCATGATTTATCGTGAAATGGGTCATTTTCAAAAAGCTCTACTCTATATCGATCAGGAAATGCAAATTATAAAAAAATATTTTCCCAATGATGCTTTGAAATTTTCTGTTAACAACTATGAACAAGGCTACCTTCGTTTAAAGTTGGGAAATCTAGAAGAGGCAGAAAGCTATATGCGAGAATCCCTAGATTTTGCTTTGACAACCGAGGATTTCATTGCCCAAGCCTGTGCCTATAGGGGGATGGGAGAGATTTATCTGAAGCAAGATTCAGTCAAATCACGAGATTATTTTTATCAATCTATTCAACTCTTTGAAAAAGCTGAGGATAAAATTGGAGCAGACGAGGTAAGAGCTTTGTTACAAAATGAGAAGTAG